The following is a genomic window from Methanococcoides sp. AM1.
TTGCAACTTCGTGTAACCTATCCCTGCCATACTTTTCAATGAACTTTGCACCAACCTTCTTAACCTTAGCCGATGCACCCTTTGGGAATGTTCCGATATACTTCTCGTTCATTTCCTGTATAGACTCAAGGAAAGCTGCACGTGCAAGGATCGATGCTGCAGCCACTGCAATTGACTGGTCTTCGGCTCTGGGTATCTGAACAGGCTTCACATCGATGTTCCATTGGCGAAGTTCATCCTTGACCATGCTGTCGTGGTATGCGAACTTGTCAATGATGATGCTATCGCCCTGCTGGTACAGGTCTTTGATCGCACTTACATGGTTTACGGTAAGCATGATGTTCAGGTTCTGAAGTTTTTCATAATATTTATTGTAGGCAACTGGCTCAAGGATCTTCACGGAGAACATATCAGCTGAAATTGAGCTCTTTATCTGCTTTGCAATAGAAATGTTCTGATGATCGGTCAACTGTTTGCAATCCCTGACACCGATCCCCTCAAGAATTGATTCAATTTCTGGAGTGGTCTTTACTGCAGCTACTACAAGAGGACCAAAGAAATCACCCTTACCTGATTCATCAGAGCCAATTACACCATGTCCATTTGTAACAGACAAGTCTATAGATGATGTTAACTTTTCTTCGGGAATTGAAATGTTCTTATTATTAGGTGAAGGCACTACACCTTCTCTTAGTGCAATACGTATTTCTTCTGCTTCAGGTGATGTGCCTAACTGGGATAGATCAACTTTAATTCCCTTCTTTCCATCGTATATTCTTATTACGCGGGAAAACTGTTTCTTTGATACGCTGAACTGAATACCGAAATTGATTTCCTTTGGTGTATCCACGTCAAACCCTGGGATCAGGATTGATCTTATCTCATTGTACTTGTCAGTTATTTTCATCTGATTCCCCTTATTGTTATTTCGGTTCTGTAGAAAACCTATCAAAATCACCATCAACGGGTGAACATAGGAAATAAGCATCAATATCTGCCATACATTTTGAATTATTGTTAACTTAAATTCTCGTCCAAATTTTGAGGATTTCTACAAAGCCAAAATTAGACTCGATTTTAATTAACTACATTATGGTAAAAATAGAACCAATGACTGGATAGTCTTGTAATAAGAATGGAGCCTCGGGTGGGATTTGAACCCACGACCTCGTCCTTACCAAGGACGCACTATACCCCTAAGCCACCGAGGCACCTTCATTGAGTGGGGGTGTGATGTGGTTCCCAAATACACAGAATCAATTATGAACCTTTCGGTCGGGTTTATAAATTCCAGCGCTCGTCT
Proteins encoded in this region:
- a CDS encoding ribonuclease HIII, which codes for MKITDKYNEIRSILIPGFDVDTPKEINFGIQFSVSKKQFSRVIRIYDGKKGIKVDLSQLGTSPEAEEIRIALREGVVPSPNNKNISIPEEKLTSSIDLSVTNGHGVIGSDESGKGDFFGPLVVAAVKTTPEIESILEGIGVRDCKQLTDHQNISIAKQIKSSISADMFSVKILEPVAYNKYYEKLQNLNIMLTVNHVSAIKDLYQQGDSIIIDKFAYHDSMVKDELRQWNIDVKPVQIPRAEDQSIAVAAASILARAAFLESIQEMNEKYIGTFPKGASAKVKKVGAKFIEKYGRDRLHEVA